In Candidatus Methanomethylophilus alvi Mx1201, a genomic segment contains:
- a CDS encoding RlmE family RNA methyltransferase — protein MADLHDRWVAERHREYYYKLAKKEGYRSRASYKIMQIDDRFNVFHDGDSVVDLGACPGGWSQVARERVGETGKVIGVDLRYIHPIDGVQFIIGDITDDNTMIKLLEMVGGKVDVVLSDMAPNIAGHYSMDHARSIELCRYAVDVCDRILKKGGCLVMKVFMGDMFYTLQTQLEKRFGKVIVHSPQASRPTSSEVYVISKGFLGTHNVRPKKLDKGDDGPKFVAKGGNF, from the coding sequence GTGGCAGACCTGCATGACCGTTGGGTGGCCGAGCGTCACCGTGAATATTATTACAAGCTCGCTAAGAAGGAAGGATATCGTTCCAGGGCGTCCTATAAGATCATGCAGATCGACGACCGTTTCAACGTCTTCCACGACGGGGATTCCGTAGTGGATCTGGGGGCATGTCCGGGAGGGTGGTCCCAGGTGGCCAGGGAGCGCGTCGGCGAGACCGGTAAGGTCATAGGCGTCGACCTCAGGTATATCCATCCCATCGACGGCGTCCAGTTCATCATCGGAGACATAACCGACGACAACACCATGATCAAGCTCTTGGAGATGGTCGGAGGCAAGGTGGATGTGGTACTGTCGGACATGGCGCCCAATATCGCAGGCCACTATTCCATGGACCATGCCCGTTCGATAGAGCTGTGCAGATATGCGGTAGATGTCTGCGACCGCATCCTCAAGAAGGGCGGATGTCTCGTGATGAAGGTCTTCATGGGGGATATGTTCTACACCTTGCAGACCCAGTTGGAGAAGAGGTTCGGAAAGGTCATAGTCCACTCTCCGCAGGCGTCCCGTCCCACATCGTCCGAGGTTTACGTCATATCCAAAGGTTTCCTCGGTACCCATAACGTCAGGCCCAAGAAGCTCGATAAAGGCGATGACGGACCCAAGTTCGTGGCCAAGGGCGGCAACTTCTGA
- the gyrA gene encoding DNA gyrase subunit A — protein MEGEERIIKQTVEKEMARSYIDYSMSVIVSRALPDVRDGLKPVHRKIMFAMHELGLTFNRPHKKSATVVGEVLGKYHPHGDFAAYEAMVRMGQPFSLRYPLVDGQGNFGSVDGDPPAAMRYTEARLSKMASDLLLDLDKDTVDFMDNFDGSLKEPTVLPSKFPNLLVNGSDGIAVGMATKMPPHNLGEVCDAIVFTIDNPDATVEQLMQFVRGPDFPTGGIVNGISGIVEAYTTGRGRIKVRSKTHVEEGKTKDSIIIDELPYQVNKAELVKSIADLVKNKAITGITDLRDESDRRGMRVVIELHKDAIPDVVLENLMKKTQMEITYGIINLALVNNKPTLLGLKDIIMHYIMHRRMVVTRRVRFELGEAEKRFHVLDGLIKALNMLDQTIALIRASKSGQEANEGLQNLLGIDQIQAQAILDMRLQKLTGLEIDTIRQEYDNLIVTMDDLKDILAKPERVDAIIKGELSQMKDAYGDERRTVINRQAIDVDAEDLIPREDTVYTLSADNYVKRMPLRTYRQQSRGGVGMKGMETKDQDYVKNMFVASSHDYLMFVTNTGRILWLKGYNIPEGSRQAKGKPIVNLLNDLQEGETITTVIPTPDFPDDKYLVFCTKNGVLKKTQLSQYGNVRSKGIKAIKLDDDDELVEAAKTDGTDEIVLATNDGQACRFSEAEVRPMGRDTRGVKGMTLGMQNHVVSMAVVKSDDLLLTVTEKGMGKTSVVRDYTIHHRGSKGVKTINLTKKSGYVVSVRKVNDGDELMLVSNSGKIIRIQVNSIRQTGRAAQGVKVMELKDDDRVAAVEPVNPDGVGSEEDMPYGEEAEGNGETEQ, from the coding sequence ATGGAAGGAGAAGAAAGGATAATCAAACAGACAGTCGAGAAGGAGATGGCGCGCTCCTACATCGACTACTCCATGTCGGTCATAGTCAGCAGGGCGCTTCCCGACGTACGTGACGGATTGAAGCCCGTCCACAGGAAGATCATGTTCGCCATGCACGAGCTGGGCCTCACCTTCAACAGGCCGCACAAGAAGTCCGCGACCGTCGTCGGAGAGGTCCTCGGAAAGTACCATCCCCACGGAGATTTCGCTGCATACGAGGCCATGGTCCGTATGGGGCAGCCCTTCTCCCTGAGGTATCCGCTCGTGGACGGACAGGGTAACTTCGGTTCCGTGGACGGGGACCCCCCGGCCGCCATGCGTTACACCGAGGCCCGTCTGTCGAAGATGGCGTCCGACCTCCTCTTGGATCTGGACAAGGATACCGTCGACTTCATGGACAACTTCGACGGCTCCCTGAAGGAGCCCACTGTACTCCCTTCGAAGTTCCCCAACCTCCTCGTGAACGGTTCCGACGGTATCGCTGTCGGTATGGCCACCAAGATGCCTCCCCACAACCTCGGGGAGGTGTGCGACGCCATAGTGTTCACCATAGACAATCCGGACGCCACCGTCGAACAGCTCATGCAGTTCGTCCGTGGGCCCGATTTCCCTACCGGAGGCATAGTGAACGGCATATCCGGCATAGTGGAGGCATACACCACCGGAAGAGGAAGGATAAAGGTAAGGTCCAAGACCCACGTCGAGGAAGGGAAGACCAAGGATTCCATCATAATCGACGAGCTTCCCTACCAGGTCAACAAGGCGGAACTCGTCAAGAGCATCGCCGATCTGGTCAAGAACAAGGCCATAACGGGCATAACCGATCTCAGGGACGAGTCCGACAGGCGCGGTATGAGGGTCGTCATCGAGCTGCACAAGGATGCGATCCCCGACGTCGTCCTGGAGAACCTGATGAAGAAGACCCAGATGGAGATAACCTACGGTATCATCAACCTCGCCCTGGTGAACAACAAGCCCACCCTCCTGGGTCTCAAGGACATCATCATGCACTACATCATGCACAGGCGCATGGTCGTCACCCGCAGGGTGAGGTTCGAGCTGGGGGAGGCCGAGAAGAGGTTCCACGTCCTGGACGGTCTGATAAAGGCCCTGAACATGTTGGACCAGACGATCGCCCTCATCCGTGCATCCAAATCCGGTCAGGAGGCCAACGAAGGCCTCCAGAACCTGTTGGGGATCGACCAGATACAGGCCCAGGCCATTCTCGATATGAGGCTGCAGAAACTTACCGGCCTCGAGATCGACACCATCAGACAGGAGTACGATAACCTCATCGTCACCATGGACGACCTGAAGGACATCCTGGCCAAGCCCGAGAGGGTAGACGCCATCATCAAAGGCGAACTCAGCCAGATGAAGGATGCATACGGGGACGAGCGCAGGACCGTCATAAACAGGCAGGCCATCGACGTCGATGCCGAAGACCTCATCCCGAGGGAGGACACCGTCTACACCCTTTCTGCGGACAATTATGTCAAGAGGATGCCGCTCAGGACCTACAGGCAGCAGTCCCGCGGCGGCGTAGGTATGAAGGGAATGGAGACCAAGGACCAGGACTATGTCAAGAACATGTTCGTGGCCTCCTCCCACGATTACCTGATGTTCGTCACCAATACCGGAAGGATCCTCTGGCTCAAGGGATACAACATCCCGGAGGGGAGCAGGCAGGCCAAGGGTAAGCCCATAGTCAACCTCCTGAACGACCTGCAGGAAGGGGAGACCATAACCACGGTCATACCGACCCCCGACTTCCCGGACGACAAGTATCTCGTATTCTGCACCAAGAACGGTGTTCTGAAGAAGACCCAGCTGAGCCAGTACGGAAATGTCAGGTCCAAAGGTATCAAGGCCATCAAACTGGACGATGACGACGAATTGGTGGAGGCGGCCAAGACCGACGGCACCGACGAGATCGTCCTCGCCACCAACGACGGTCAGGCCTGCAGGTTCAGCGAGGCAGAGGTCCGTCCGATGGGAAGGGACACCAGAGGGGTCAAGGGAATGACCCTGGGTATGCAGAACCACGTCGTCTCCATGGCCGTGGTCAAGTCCGACGACCTGCTCCTGACGGTCACCGAGAAGGGAATGGGCAAGACCTCCGTCGTCAGAGACTATACGATCCACCACCGCGGGTCCAAGGGTGTGAAGACGATCAACCTCACGAAGAAGAGCGGATACGTCGTCAGCGTCCGTAAGGTGAACGACGGCGACGAGCTCATGCTGGTATCCAACTCCGGGAAGATCATCCGCATCCAGGTCAACTCCATCCGTCAGACCGGACGTGCCGCCCAGGGCGTCAAGGTGATGGAGCTGAAGGACGATGACCGTGTCGCCGCCGTGGAGCCCGTCAATCCCGACGGCGTGGGGTCCGAAGAGGACATGCCCTACGGCGAAGAGGCCGAAGGAAACGGGGAGACCGAACAGTGA
- the purM gene encoding phosphoribosylformylglycinamidine cyclo-ligase, producing MAEGWTYSKAGVNIDKKSSSIESLVEELKYKRSGFGQMVHKSGLFASLIDFGDRYVTLATDGVGTKILIAEELGIWDTIGIDCIAMNVNDTICVNAAPISFVDYIAIDRPDEKVTKEVGKGLNRGAELSDMEIVGGEIAVLPEIVNGLDLSGTCMGVVGKDEIITGETCEKGDLIVALKSSGVHSNGLTLARKVVEANNIKMTDSVSGLTKSIGKELLTPTEIYVKEVLGITKAHEVHGLVDITGGGLRNILRMAKGLKYVIDDPVKPQPIFEVLRQLGNIGTEEAYQTFNMGMGFAIIAPEDEAESIAKENANAKVVGRVEEGNGVYFAPEKILYDHY from the coding sequence ATGGCAGAAGGCTGGACGTATTCCAAGGCCGGTGTGAACATCGACAAAAAATCGAGTTCGATCGAATCGCTAGTTGAGGAGCTGAAGTACAAGAGGTCCGGATTCGGACAGATGGTACATAAGTCCGGCCTCTTCGCCAGTCTGATCGATTTCGGCGACAGATATGTGACCCTGGCGACCGACGGCGTCGGAACCAAGATCCTGATAGCGGAAGAGCTCGGCATCTGGGACACCATCGGCATAGACTGCATAGCCATGAATGTCAACGACACCATCTGCGTCAACGCCGCACCCATATCCTTCGTTGACTACATCGCCATCGACAGACCCGACGAGAAAGTCACCAAGGAGGTCGGAAAGGGTCTAAACAGAGGAGCCGAACTCTCCGACATGGAGATAGTCGGGGGAGAGATCGCCGTCCTGCCCGAGATAGTCAACGGATTGGACCTCTCCGGTACCTGCATGGGAGTGGTAGGAAAAGACGAGATCATAACCGGGGAGACCTGCGAGAAGGGAGACCTGATCGTCGCCCTGAAATCCTCCGGAGTACACTCCAACGGACTCACTCTGGCAAGGAAGGTCGTCGAGGCCAACAACATAAAGATGACCGATTCGGTCTCCGGACTCACCAAGAGCATCGGGAAGGAGCTCCTCACCCCGACGGAGATCTATGTCAAGGAGGTCCTGGGCATAACGAAGGCCCACGAGGTCCACGGACTCGTAGACATCACCGGAGGAGGACTCAGAAACATCCTCAGGATGGCGAAGGGACTGAAATACGTCATCGACGACCCTGTAAAGCCGCAGCCCATATTCGAAGTACTGAGGCAGCTCGGAAACATCGGGACCGAAGAGGCCTACCAGACGTTCAACATGGGTATGGGATTCGCCATCATAGCACCCGAGGACGAGGCGGAGTCCATCGCCAAAGAGAACGCCAACGCAAAGGTCGTCGGACGCGTAGAGGAAGGTAACGGAGTCTACTTCGCACCGGAAAAGATCCTTTACGACCACTACTGA
- a CDS encoding DEAD/DEAH box helicase produces the protein MPFETLCPEIVDALRAKGITEPTDPQRDAIPKISAGKNVLVVAPTGIGKTESAMLPIFDSIFRNNDGQGIRCIYITPLRALNRDMLRRMEEMGSKLGITVGVRHGDTPQAERQRQSRSPPQILITTPETMQVMFTGKNLREHLKKVKWVVIDEIHELAGNERGAQLAVALERLTLLAGEFQRVGLSATVGNLREVQDYLSGIGREVILCKHDSFRDFSIKVECPVPKEDNAELMDKLQSDPDILAVMIRARELIDSVTSTLFFVNTRETAEWLASRYHMWDESYPIGVHHGSLSKENRMETEDAFKAQELKGLICTSSLELGIDIGSADLVIQYNSPRQVARMTQRAGRAGHRIGGKIRAEILATAPDEVLEGMVVARRCEAKIMEYTAGRPNPLSVLANQLVAMTMAGGIEPDKAFTLVKRSYPFRDLTRKDFDDTVEQLKSIKLLLDYEGVLRRSRKGMNYFYENISMIPDEKTYLVRDIGSRAVIGTLDESFVATLEGDLALFIAKGRTWRVVEQREDELLVEEARTVGNVPAWEGSDIPVPFEVAMEVGRLRRIRNFDKYPGDAEAVKRAKDYLDEQTEKWTVPTDDTVTIEIGDRLAIINCCFGSRVNETLSKIISALITARIGESIGISTDAYRIILELPRNIDRRVIRDTFLSIKPGTVEALSRLTIQNSSHLKWRFMNIAKKFGIIEKGADRRYINYSKLFDLHRDTPAFNDAVSMVLWEDLDMQNTELVVKMIAEKKIRIVEQNVSHIGLEGITRSKELMQPARADHAILAAMKKRLDDEVLYATCLSCKNQRRVRVGDAPKKFVCPQCGGYMVALLKGYERDSMKDFGKPGRDQQAVNTDKRIVKNANLVNSYGGLSAIVLAGRGIGPEVAARILMKMHVGEDDLLRDIMAAEVNYAKTKRFWD, from the coding sequence ATGCCTTTTGAGACCCTGTGCCCTGAGATAGTTGATGCCCTCAGGGCGAAGGGCATTACCGAACCGACCGACCCCCAAAGGGATGCGATCCCGAAGATATCGGCCGGGAAGAACGTCTTAGTGGTGGCACCCACCGGTATCGGGAAGACCGAATCGGCCATGCTGCCCATATTCGACTCCATTTTCAGAAATAACGACGGACAGGGCATCCGCTGCATATACATCACCCCTCTGAGGGCCCTCAACAGGGATATGCTCAGAAGGATGGAGGAAATGGGCTCCAAGCTGGGCATAACCGTCGGAGTCAGACACGGAGACACCCCTCAAGCGGAAAGACAGAGACAATCCAGATCCCCTCCGCAGATCCTCATCACCACTCCGGAGACCATGCAGGTTATGTTCACGGGAAAGAACCTGCGCGAACATCTGAAGAAGGTCAAATGGGTCGTCATAGATGAGATCCACGAACTGGCCGGGAACGAGAGAGGGGCCCAGCTGGCCGTCGCCCTGGAAAGACTCACTCTGTTGGCCGGGGAATTCCAAAGGGTCGGGCTCTCGGCCACGGTCGGAAACCTGAGGGAGGTGCAGGACTATCTTTCCGGGATAGGAAGGGAGGTCATCCTCTGCAAGCATGACTCGTTCAGGGACTTCAGCATCAAAGTCGAGTGCCCTGTACCGAAAGAGGATAACGCCGAACTGATGGATAAACTGCAGAGCGACCCCGACATACTGGCTGTCATGATACGTGCCAGAGAGCTCATAGACAGCGTCACATCCACCTTATTCTTCGTCAACACCAGGGAAACGGCCGAATGGTTGGCCTCGAGATACCACATGTGGGACGAGTCCTACCCCATAGGGGTCCATCACGGATCGCTGTCCAAAGAGAATAGGATGGAGACCGAGGACGCATTCAAGGCACAGGAGCTGAAAGGACTCATCTGCACATCGTCGCTCGAGCTCGGAATAGACATAGGAAGCGCAGACCTCGTCATACAATACAACAGCCCAAGACAGGTCGCCAGAATGACCCAGCGTGCCGGACGCGCAGGACATCGCATAGGCGGGAAGATCAGGGCGGAGATCTTGGCCACCGCACCTGACGAAGTCTTGGAAGGAATGGTGGTCGCCAGAAGATGCGAGGCGAAGATAATGGAATACACGGCAGGAAGACCGAATCCCCTGTCTGTCCTTGCCAATCAGCTTGTGGCCATGACCATGGCCGGCGGCATAGAACCGGACAAGGCCTTCACCCTGGTCAAAAGATCGTATCCGTTCAGGGACCTCACCCGCAAGGATTTCGACGACACCGTGGAGCAACTGAAGTCCATCAAATTGTTGCTGGACTACGAAGGGGTCCTCCGTCGCTCGAGGAAGGGGATGAACTACTTCTACGAGAACATCTCGATGATCCCCGACGAAAAGACATACCTGGTCAGGGACATCGGCTCCAGAGCGGTCATCGGTACCCTGGACGAGAGCTTCGTAGCCACCCTGGAAGGGGATCTGGCACTTTTCATCGCCAAAGGAAGGACATGGCGTGTGGTGGAACAACGCGAGGACGAACTCCTGGTCGAGGAGGCCCGTACCGTAGGCAACGTCCCGGCCTGGGAGGGTTCCGACATCCCGGTGCCGTTCGAGGTCGCCATGGAGGTCGGAAGACTGCGCCGCATCAGGAATTTCGACAAGTATCCGGGAGATGCGGAGGCGGTGAAGAGGGCCAAGGATTATCTGGATGAACAGACCGAGAAATGGACGGTCCCCACCGACGATACGGTCACCATCGAGATCGGAGACCGCCTCGCCATCATCAACTGCTGCTTCGGGAGCAGGGTCAACGAGACGCTGTCCAAGATAATCTCCGCCCTGATAACGGCCAGGATCGGGGAGAGCATAGGGATTTCGACCGATGCATACCGCATAATCCTGGAACTCCCCCGGAACATCGACCGCAGGGTGATCAGGGATACGTTCCTATCCATAAAACCCGGGACGGTGGAGGCCCTCTCCCGTCTCACCATACAGAATTCCTCCCATCTGAAATGGAGGTTCATGAACATCGCGAAGAAGTTCGGGATAATAGAGAAAGGCGCCGACCGCCGCTACATAAACTACTCCAAGCTCTTCGACCTGCACCGTGACACCCCTGCGTTCAACGATGCGGTCAGCATGGTCCTCTGGGAAGACTTGGATATGCAGAACACCGAACTTGTGGTGAAGATGATCGCCGAAAAGAAGATCAGGATCGTCGAGCAGAACGTCTCGCACATCGGTCTGGAAGGGATAACCCGCTCGAAGGAGCTCATGCAGCCGGCCCGTGCAGACCACGCCATCCTGGCCGCCATGAAGAAGAGGCTCGACGACGAGGTCCTCTACGCCACGTGTCTGAGCTGTAAGAACCAAAGGCGCGTAAGGGTGGGGGATGCACCGAAGAAGTTCGTCTGCCCCCAGTGCGGAGGGTACATGGTGGCCCTGCTGAAAGGTTATGAAAGGGACTCCATGAAGGACTTCGGGAAACCCGGCCGGGACCAGCAGGCGGTGAACACCGACAAGAGGATAGTCAAGAACGCCAACCTGGTGAACTCCTACGGAGGACTCTCGGCCATAGTCCTGGCCGGAAGGGGTATCGGACCCGAGGTCGCGGCAAGGATCCTCATGAAGATGCATGTGGGAGAGGACGACCTCCTGCGCGACATAATGGCGGCAGAAGTGAACTACGCCAAGACGAAACGCTTCTGGGACTGA
- a CDS encoding tRNA cytosine methylase Pos56 (catalyzes the S-adenosyl-methionine-dependent 2'-O-ribose methylation of C56 in tRNA transcripts), which produces MSDIWIMRIGHRPERDKRVTTHVALSSRALGAKGIYVDTEDPVLEENIRSVATRFGGDYSIQTGVTWQKATKDFKGKIVHLTMYGQRVDEALPKIPTDEDIMVIVGAEKVPAEVYQRADFNISVGNQPHSEIAALAIFLYLYTGGKHLYEDRDGEMTVIPNERGKTVVKKDD; this is translated from the coding sequence ATGTCCGACATCTGGATCATGCGCATCGGGCACCGTCCCGAGAGAGATAAGCGCGTAACTACCCATGTGGCACTGTCTTCCAGGGCGTTGGGGGCCAAAGGGATCTATGTAGACACCGAAGACCCCGTCTTGGAGGAGAACATCAGGAGCGTCGCCACCCGTTTCGGAGGGGATTATTCCATACAGACGGGGGTCACATGGCAGAAGGCCACGAAGGATTTCAAGGGCAAGATAGTCCATCTGACCATGTATGGCCAGAGGGTCGACGAGGCCCTTCCTAAAATCCCCACGGACGAGGACATCATGGTCATAGTCGGGGCCGAGAAAGTCCCGGCCGAGGTGTACCAGAGGGCGGATTTCAACATATCCGTCGGTAACCAGCCCCATTCGGAGATCGCCGCACTGGCTATTTTCCTGTATCTCTACACGGGCGGGAAACACCTCTATGAGGACCGTGACGGCGAGATGACCGTCATTCCCAACGAAAGGGGGAAGACCGTTGTCAAGAAAGACGACTGA
- a CDS encoding (Fe-S)-binding protein, whose translation MEALKLPHIEQYLTACVQCGYCISVCEAHRQTPWESDTPRGKIYYLNQINVAGPLDKPLGRVASLNPYFVDAMYKCTGCGNCEAVCHANIPLVELWETVRTWMVKNGVGPLSAHKGMGEKVGKVHNPYGGDQAHRGDWWPAEVPKYDQPDVIFFAGCTGSFRQQQIPQTGVRVLNRAGVKMNILGADEWCCSSPLLRTGDTTHSLECAERIVEKADGMGAKDMVMTCSGCYKTISTDFGTYYAKVGQNVYHFTQYVNNLIKTRKLPLLQPFNHKVTYHDPCHLGRHMGVYEEPREILKAIKGIEFVEMDRNRANSRCCGAGGGYKSQFNNFAVRIAADRIRDAEKTGAEILVTACPFCVTNLSQGAKAINSKIKVMDIGEILLQITAPAEEPKEAPAATEPAKERIQA comes from the coding sequence ATGGAAGCATTAAAACTCCCTCACATTGAGCAGTATCTGACCGCATGTGTACAGTGCGGTTACTGCATCTCGGTATGCGAGGCTCACAGGCAGACTCCTTGGGAGTCCGACACCCCCAGGGGTAAAATCTACTATCTCAACCAGATAAACGTCGCCGGACCCTTGGACAAACCGCTGGGAAGGGTAGCTTCCCTCAACCCCTACTTCGTCGATGCGATGTACAAATGCACCGGCTGCGGAAACTGCGAAGCCGTCTGCCACGCCAACATCCCCCTCGTAGAGCTCTGGGAGACCGTAAGGACCTGGATGGTCAAGAACGGCGTAGGGCCCCTTTCCGCACACAAGGGAATGGGCGAGAAGGTCGGCAAGGTCCACAACCCGTACGGCGGAGACCAGGCACACAGAGGAGACTGGTGGCCCGCAGAGGTACCCAAATACGACCAGCCCGACGTCATCTTCTTCGCAGGATGCACCGGATCCTTCAGGCAGCAGCAGATCCCCCAGACCGGAGTCCGCGTCCTGAACAGGGCAGGCGTCAAGATGAACATTCTCGGTGCAGACGAGTGGTGCTGCAGCTCCCCTCTTCTGAGGACCGGAGACACCACCCACTCCCTCGAATGCGCAGAGCGCATAGTCGAGAAGGCCGACGGAATGGGTGCGAAGGACATGGTCATGACCTGCTCCGGATGCTACAAGACCATATCCACCGACTTCGGAACCTACTATGCCAAGGTCGGACAGAACGTGTACCACTTCACCCAGTATGTCAACAACCTGATCAAGACCAGGAAACTGCCCCTCCTCCAGCCCTTCAACCACAAGGTCACCTACCACGACCCCTGCCACCTCGGAAGGCACATGGGAGTCTACGAGGAACCCCGTGAGATCCTGAAGGCCATCAAAGGAATCGAGTTCGTCGAGATGGACAGGAACAGGGCCAACTCCAGGTGCTGCGGAGCCGGTGGAGGATACAAGAGCCAGTTCAACAACTTCGCCGTAAGAATCGCTGCAGACAGGATAAGAGACGCCGAGAAGACCGGTGCGGAGATCCTCGTCACCGCATGCCCCTTCTGCGTCACCAACCTCTCCCAGGGTGCGAAGGCCATCAACTCCAAGATCAAGGTCATGGACATCGGAGAGATCCTTCTGCAGATCACCGCACCCGCAGAGGAGCCCAAGGAGGCCCCTGCTGCGACCGAGCCCGCCAAGGAAAGGATCCAGGCTTGA
- a CDS encoding ArsR family transcriptional regulator, with translation MNRIKVINEPSELVPMLRAVDTPIKREVLKEVTLEWKTADEIEKKFGPEGREATIFFEKMKLVETRWLSTNGNYPEKSYHTYYSSFSINAQWPVYEISDVLAAAMMPEEEYAELEAKILEQVGTTGKFSGDVAETLGLSSTMLKSLVRRSVKMDYRGHKIEPIKED, from the coding sequence ATGAACAGAATTAAGGTCATCAACGAACCCTCTGAACTGGTTCCCATGCTCAGGGCGGTCGACACCCCCATAAAAAGGGAGGTCCTCAAGGAAGTGACCTTGGAATGGAAGACCGCCGATGAGATCGAGAAGAAATTCGGTCCAGAGGGAAGGGAAGCGACCATCTTCTTCGAGAAGATGAAACTGGTCGAGACCCGCTGGCTTTCAACCAATGGAAACTACCCCGAGAAATCCTATCACACTTACTATTCTTCTTTCAGCATCAATGCGCAGTGGCCTGTCTACGAGATCAGCGATGTTCTCGCAGCCGCCATGATGCCCGAGGAGGAGTACGCAGAACTCGAGGCCAAGATCCTCGAACAGGTCGGAACCACCGGGAAGTTCTCCGGAGATGTGGCCGAGACCCTGGGTCTTTCCTCCACAATGCTCAAGAGTCTTGTACGCAGGTCCGTGAAGATGGACTACCGCGGCCACAAGATCGAGCCCATAAAAGAAGACTGA
- a CDS encoding HDIG domain-containing metalloprotein, translating into MSRKTTDRIPTDEECIALLWDAGCKKRVVIHCATVRAVAEEIAKGIPEADMDLVVAGALLHDIGRSQDHSIMHASIGAGIVQNYGLPSCLSDIVRKHTGAGLDDTDVVELGLPPGDYMPRTIEEKIVAHADNLVSDNRVVTHEHSVEKLRAKGAERGADRIEALHRELSGIYGRDLDLLVAEIGEYPKLKGVKP; encoded by the coding sequence TTGTCAAGAAAGACGACTGACAGGATTCCCACGGACGAGGAGTGCATCGCACTTCTTTGGGATGCAGGGTGTAAGAAGAGGGTGGTCATCCACTGTGCTACCGTCAGGGCAGTCGCCGAGGAGATCGCCAAGGGCATCCCGGAGGCGGACATGGATCTGGTGGTGGCCGGCGCCCTTCTTCACGATATCGGCCGTTCCCAGGACCATTCCATCATGCACGCCTCCATAGGTGCGGGGATAGTCCAGAACTACGGGCTCCCCAGCTGTCTCTCCGATATAGTCCGGAAGCATACCGGGGCAGGTCTCGACGATACCGACGTGGTGGAACTGGGTCTTCCTCCCGGGGATTACATGCCCCGTACGATCGAGGAGAAGATCGTGGCACATGCGGACAACCTCGTCAGCGACAACCGTGTAGTCACCCACGAACACTCGGTGGAGAAGCTGAGGGCGAAAGGGGCGGAGCGCGGTGCCGACCGTATAGAAGCCCTGCACAGAGAACTGTCTGGAATATACGGCCGCGACCTCGACCTGCTGGTGGCGGAGATCGGGGAATATCCGAAGCTGAAAGGCGTGAAACCGTAA